The DNA window GGGTTCCTTAAACTTTAGTTCCCTGCCCCCTAGACACTGATCGTGAAGCTTTGTTAGAAGTCTGTCTCTTCCAGAGAGGCCGCAGAGATGGGTCAGGCAGCTCTGAACCAGGGTGGGGGATATCCTGCCCCAAGCTCCTCTCCTTACCTCCAAGCCCCCAATTCCGGCTGCCACACCACCCACAGTGACTGCATTGGTTCGGATGTCATATAGAAGCTGTTTGAAGCAtcccttgggggaggggagagagcatCTACAGTCAGAAGCTGCTCCCACTCTCATTCGGCACCCTGAGGCCGTTAAAGCATCCCAACCTCCTAGGCCAACCTTTACCTGAACACTCATGTTATGGGCGCTGACACTGTTGCAGGGTTCCACGAGCGAGTGGTTGACACTGTTATAGCAACAGTATGGGGGAAAGGTACCACTGCTCAGTACATAGGGTGAGCCCTCAAAATCTGTGTAGTTGGTGAAGCCACAGCACTTGAgctggagaggaagaaaagatgatCAGAGGGGCCTTGCttatttctccccacccccaagtctCCCCCAGCCCACCTTACCCCTTCCATGGTGGAGTTCCACACTTGAGTGAAGTCTTTTTGGGAACCGTACTCTTTCTTGATGTTGGGCACCACCACCACCGTCAGGAAGTTCtcagcctgggtggggaaggccaGTGTTTACAGCCTGGTGGGGAGGGCGTGGCCCCCTCTCAGGGCTTTGCCCAATGGTACCCCCTGGCCCCATCCCTGTTCCTTACCAATGTAGTGTACACTAAGGCGACCACAGCAGCTGCAACCTCAGCAATGAagatgaggaggaggatgaagaagAACTGAGTGGAGAACAGGGAACTGAGTTTTAGGGAGAGAGAGCCTCTCATGCCTTCCTTACCCTAACTGTGCTCTGCCCTTCCCCTCATGAAAACAAGGCAGGGGCCCCGTTTGCTGAGACCCCTGGAATCCAGAGCAGGGTTTGGGGATCCCCAGGGCCTAGTGTCAAGGGTGAGGGGGCCCTGGGCTTTGGTTATGGGCCTGTGGAGCTGGGTTTGACACACCGTCATGAGGGCACACTTGTTCTCAGTCTGGGCACCATAGCAGCCCAGGAAACCAAGAGCGAAGAGCACAGCACCGGCTGCGATGAGGAAGTAGCCCACGTTGACGAACTGCATGGCAGTGGATGACATCGGTCCGAAGATCTTCATAAAGGATGGTCCATCAACCGACACCCAGATGCCCACTGCCAACagggctgcaccacacagctggGGACAGAGAGCAGACTTTGAAACAGCGCTGCCAGGCAGCTGCCTATCACACAGCTGAGTTAGGAAGATGGGAGATAAGAAACTTTCCCATTTATTGGGTATGGAGTCCAAAAACTCATCCTGTAGGGAGTTCTGACTCATCTTTAGAGCCAGAAAGATGGGAGATGGGACACTGCAGTTAGCACCAGGCTGCACATCTAGGCAGATGTAAATGGGACCAGGGATTCCAGAAATAGCCacagggtgtgggggaggggcaaaGCTTTCCCTTACCGCTGCCACGGTCCTGCCACATAGCTTGAAGCGCAAACAAGCAGGTGAacacctgcccacccccccccacccccccgccagcAGCCACCTCCCCCCATTTCGCTTCTGGGTTATAGGTGCCTGGAACGCCTCGGTTCTCTGATAGGCAGAAAGAGGAAGGTGGTAGCATTGAGCAGGTTCAACGGTCACTATAGCAACTGAGACGTGGCTGAGGTTTACACCTGCTCCTAACCTTGGACAGGGCAATGGTAAGAAGGGACACCCACCCTAAGGCCCCCCATTTCCGTCCCTTCCAGGACCAGCTTAGATCTCTCCTTGCCACACAAGTGGAAATTGAAGCACCAGAGATGGAGTACAGCCAGAGCTCTTAGAGGCTCTGCCCCACCTCAGAGGGGATCCTGAGGCTGAGACTGGAAAGGAGGGCACTGCCCAGTTCCCACAGCTCTTCGAGCAAAACCTCACTGATCCAGGGCTTCAGTGGGTGAATCAGCCTGACACCACCCAGGTGTCCAGTCCCCACTTTCCGgctatggaaactgaggctggaacGAGCGAGGTGGCAGGTTGTGGGTGGATCCAGGCATGTTTGCCCGAGGACACAAAGCTGGGCTTCTAGCCTGCGGGGTCAGATTTCAAGGAGTCGGAGGCCTGCCCTGCCCA is part of the Odocoileus virginianus isolate 20LAN1187 ecotype Illinois chromosome 5, Ovbor_1.2, whole genome shotgun sequence genome and encodes:
- the TSPAN1 gene encoding tetraspanin-1, with product MGCFSFIKVMMILFNMLIFLCGAALLAVGIWVSVDGPSFMKIFGPMSSTAMQFVNVGYFLIAAGAVLFALGFLGCYGAQTENKCALMTFFFILLLIFIAEVAAAVVALVYTTLAENFLTVVVVPNIKKEYGSQKDFTQVWNSTMEGLKCCGFTNYTDFEGSPYVLSSGTFPPYCCYNSVNHSLVEPCNSVSAHNMSVQGCFKQLLYDIRTNAVTVGGVAAGIGGLELAAMIVSMYLYCNLE